Proteins from one Cicer arietinum cultivar CDC Frontier isolate Library 1 chromosome 3, Cicar.CDCFrontier_v2.0, whole genome shotgun sequence genomic window:
- the LOC101491215 gene encoding probable plastid-lipid-associated protein 11, chloroplastic isoform X1, protein MATTTSLFLPMPFNTPKRLPTHCYTHPKFTSSSVTAQSQSAKDHLLTLISDQDRGLKTQNDPTRRASIVAAIDAMAAIGSGSVTTGDTLSATWRLLWTTEKEQLFIIEKAPVFGTRAGDVLQVIDVRKLSLNNVITFPPDGVFFVRSNIEVSSQQRVNFRFTSAVLRGKNWEIPLPPFGQGWFDTVYLDDDLRVVKDIRGDYLVVDRASYSWKE, encoded by the exons ATGGCCACCACCACCTCCCTTTTCCTTCCCATGCCATTCAACACTCCCAAAAGATTACCCACCCACTGCTACACTCACCCGAAGTTCACCTCCTCCTCCGTAACAGCCCAATCCCAATCCGCCAAGGATCACCTCCTCACCCTCATCTCCGACCAAGACCGCGGCCTCAAGACCCAAAACGACCCCACTAGGCGAGCGTCAATAGTAGCAGCCATCGACGCCATGGCTGCCATTGGCTCTGGCTCGGTAACAACAGGTGACACCCTCTCTGCCACGTGGCGGTTACTCTGGACCACGGAGAAGGAGCAGCTCTTCATTATCGAGAAGGCTCCTGTGTTTGGAACACGAGCTGGGGATGTATTGCAGGTTATAGACGTTCGGAAATTGAGTCTCAACAATGTGATTACGTTTCCTCCGGATGGAGTTTTCTTTGTGAGATCAAATATTGAGGTTTCGTCGCAGCAGAGAGTGAACTTCAG ATTTACTAGTGCAGTGTTACGCGGGAAGAATTGGGAAATACCATTACCACCGTTTGGACAGGGATG GTTTGATACTGTCTACCTCGATGATGACCTTCGAGTTGTAAAGGATATAAGGGGAGATTACTTAGTTGTTGACCGAGCTTCCTATAGCTGGAAAGAATGA
- the LOC101491215 gene encoding probable plastid-lipid-associated protein 11, chloroplastic isoform X2 — MATTTSLFLPMPFNTPKRLPTHCYTHPKFTSSSVTAQSQSAKDHLLTLISDQDRGLKTQNDPTRRASIVAAIDAMAAIGSGSVTTGDTLSATWRLLWTTEKEQLFIIEKAPVFGTRAGDVLQVIDVRKLSLNNVITFPPDGVFFVRSNIEVSSQQRVNFRFTSAVLRGKNWEIPLPPFGQGCCILFLKV, encoded by the exons ATGGCCACCACCACCTCCCTTTTCCTTCCCATGCCATTCAACACTCCCAAAAGATTACCCACCCACTGCTACACTCACCCGAAGTTCACCTCCTCCTCCGTAACAGCCCAATCCCAATCCGCCAAGGATCACCTCCTCACCCTCATCTCCGACCAAGACCGCGGCCTCAAGACCCAAAACGACCCCACTAGGCGAGCGTCAATAGTAGCAGCCATCGACGCCATGGCTGCCATTGGCTCTGGCTCGGTAACAACAGGTGACACCCTCTCTGCCACGTGGCGGTTACTCTGGACCACGGAGAAGGAGCAGCTCTTCATTATCGAGAAGGCTCCTGTGTTTGGAACACGAGCTGGGGATGTATTGCAGGTTATAGACGTTCGGAAATTGAGTCTCAACAATGTGATTACGTTTCCTCCGGATGGAGTTTTCTTTGTGAGATCAAATATTGAGGTTTCGTCGCAGCAGAGAGTGAACTTCAG ATTTACTAGTGCAGTGTTACGCGGGAAGAATTGGGAAATACCATTACCACCGTTTGGACAGGGATG TTGCATCTTGTTTTTGAAGGTTTGA